The DNA window GTGTCGTACTTTCGTCCAATCTCATTATGTAACGCAATTTACAAAGTTGTCAGCAAGGAGGTAGCCAATAGACTAAAAGAATGTATCCCAAAACGTATTTCTCCTTCTCAAATTGGATTTGTTCCGGGGAGAAATGTCCACGAGAATATTATAATAGCCAAATAGGTGATGCATAATATGAAGGTTCGTAAAGGTTACTTTTCCGTCAAAGTGGATCTCTCGAAGGCGTATGATAAGATTAGTTGAGAATTTATCTAGAGAGTGCTTAAGGAAATCTAAGTTTTAGATAGAATAATCAATATGATTATGCATGGTGTTACAAGTATTGAAACGAATGTGAAGTGGAACGAAGGAAAAATGCGTATGTTAGACCTCAACGTGGAATCTGTCAAGGGGACCTAATATCTTCGTATCTCTTCGTTTTGTGGATGAAGAAACTTTCACACCTCATCATGGAAGCGTTGAATGTTAAAGATTGGAGAGTTATTCGCATGGGGATGGAGGGGCCATGGATTTCGCATTTGATGTTTGCGGAAGACTTGTTGTTAATAGGTGAAGCAACTCAAAGCCAAATGGAGTATGTTATGAATACTCTCAGCATATTGTGACATGTCAGAGGAAGTCAATCAAGACAAATCTTGGAACATATCTCGTCTAAGCTAGCTAGCTGGAAACtaactaacttttttttttttttgcaggtggTGTTACTCCGACAAAGAGTTTGTTGCAGGCAGTTCCAAATCTACCATATGATGACGGATATTTTTCCCAAAGCTCGCATCAAAGAGATTTATCGTCTTCAAAAGAGATTCATCTGGGAAAATACTTTGGAGAAACATAAATATCATGATGTTCACTTAAACTGATGTCAACTATGCATGAAAACTGGAGAGATGACGTATTTATTTTTGCAGGAGCTGGAAGAGAAGGATTTTCAGTCAAGAATGTGTATGAAAGCATGGTTAATAACTAACCAACTAATGCTCATATAAAAGCCTTTATTTCTTTTAGTCTGGAAAATTCattattattgtgtattaattttgtcttttatttctattttctttcttccTTAGTTAATTATTGTCTGCTAATTTTTGGTTTGATTATTTTGTAAtgtttggttttatttatttttttagtatattttattatttatgttttataataaaaaagaaactTTAACCTTACATTTTTACATctctggtttttttttttttatatttcaactTCACAATAATCATTACTACTCGAGACAAAAATTTGCTAGAAAGGCATGAGATTGAAAAAAGTATGAAACTTTATGAGCTAAATGTAGGAGAAGCTCTTGAATGGTTAAAGGTGAAGGCTTTTTTAAAAAACACAATTGATTCAAATTATAAGGACATTTTATACGGCACAGTAAGAGAAACATCTGACCTGATGCATCTCCAgacatttttttggaaaaaataagaATGTCTCACTTttgggaaaaaataaaaaatgtctcATTTTTAACACCTTTGTTGGTGTGTGATTTAGGTGCGTCTGAAAATGCATTTTCAAACACTAGAGACATTTTTAAGACTTTTTACGATGGTATAAGAGAATATATAAGGGTGGAAAGATCAACCCTAAAAAAACCAAGAAAAACACTGTTTGTCTATTTTTGAACAATTGAAACCTTCTTTCTTGTGTTTAATTTCTCACTTTCAAATGTAATAAAATGTTATATGATATTCATCTATCTAAAAGTAGATTCAATTTGTAATAAATTTCAGAGGCAAAATCAATTCTAATTGAAAACACTGAAACATGTGTGACAATTTCTAGAATCCATTTTGCCTCCTCAAAAAGTAACTATTTTTGAGGAACTAAACATACACACATACACAGTCACACTGCACCAAGAAACCATAAAATCAACCAACAGACAATAAAAAAGATTATAAAATTCAACTACTTTGTATTAATTCTTAACATTATGCTGTTAATGGTACAAAATGACACCTTCAAGTTCAAACAAAGCATGACATTTGCTCATAGTATCTTGGAGGTCAGACCGTAATTCGATTTAGATTCATCATTACTCTTTCGAAGTTATCACGAGCAACCCCAAAGCACCGATGAGAATATACTGCAAAAAAGAAGAGACAGCTTTAACACACTTATACTCGCTCTAATATAAAGAGTTGATTTGAAAGAGAAAAGTGGAAAATCATAGCCATGATTGTGTATAAAACATGATATGTAACTCCACAACTTTCTGTCTAATTCAGTATCCCTCATTTATAACAGATCAAATCCTAAAATCTATGTCATCATACATCTTTAAACCGGTCATCAGTTATCTCATAGTTAAACATCCTGATTATCATGTTTCACCATAAAATACATAAAACAGCTAACTTCAGCTAATGAAAACATAATGATCAGTGGATTGGAGGAGTAAACAAACCTTGATGATAGGTTTTTCCGTCATGATAATTGTCACCCAGCCAACATAAGGTAAGAACCTGCCATTGACAAATACAAGCAAATATCATAAAAGGATTTTCAACTGAACATGTTTCATACTATACAATGCAAACTGTAtgaatcggtgaaagataaatttGGATAAACCCTTGGAACATAATGTTCGAAGGTCCAAGAAGTGTTTGATATTCCACAAATAGGTGTACAAAGACATTAATCGTGCATGCTCAGTGCCACATATCCCATTCTTATTATAGTTTGAGACTAAAACACATACAACCTTAACCTTTGTATTGTTAATTAAAAATATAGGTTGTCACCGCAAGCGAGGAATGAAGACAAGTTTAGAATCAAGTGGAAAAGAAATGCTATACCCGACAGCTCTACCCATAATGTGGTGCCTTTGCAGCCAAAGCTGACCATGGGCGTACAGAAGCCTGTCATCACCGTAATTGTTATCTCCTgccaaaaacagaaaaatgaaTGACCGGTTTGCAAAAATGGAAAACTTAGCAAAAATTATGAAATAAGAGTATGGAGAAAAGAATGAGAGTCAAATTCACTTATAAAAGATTGGGTTTTGTAAAATactatttctatttctatttttttttttttttgccgtaATAGTATTTATATATTAGTTATACTACCTTTTGTGAGAACATCGACCTCCCCATTATCAGCCCTTTCGTGTACCTACAAAACAATCAAGCATTAAGAGCCTCAAACAGGACAATCTTAATTATCATTCACTGCAAGTTAATAACTAATAACGGTATATTTTTGAAAGCATAAAGAAAGTTAGACAGGCGAAGAAAAGTTATGGAAATTGCTATGGGGAATCAGGATGGTTCTTTTGGAAAGAAGACCAATAGAAGTAATGTCAATCGTATCCATTTCTCACAATTATAAATTATCGCTTGCCAATGACAGGATGTTGATGAAAGTAGTTCAAACAATACACCAGAGGGTCAAAAGGTGAAGGAGGTATTTCTAATGGCTTCACAAATTAATGAAATGTATCCACCCATCTAGCATCGAGAACCACTTTTTCCTACTTTTCCAGGCTTTCACGTGAGAAGACACAGAGCACTTGGCCTCAGAATCAAATTCAGTAATGATGCAACTGTTGCAACGAACAAACTAAATCCAACCAAAATATTGAGCTTACCTTAATTACACGATGAACGATTGGAATCTCTCGTCCCTACAAAAGAAAAAGTGCACGCCAATAGATTTTGTCAGCAGGGAAAGAAAAGTCTCGAGCAGAATACAAAGAATCAGAAAAATGCTGATACATAGATATAAATCGAAGTAATCAAAACATTGAGGATAATAAAACCGAGAGGTGAACTTACATCTACATTAAATACAACAATCTCCCCTGCGCGAATTGGCTCCTTACTCATGTGTAAGAACAAGATATCCCCCTGAAAAAACCAAACATTCATTAGCAACAGAAAGAAACAGACAAATTATATTACCAAAGCTTCCATGAATAAGATTGGCTTACCCGCTTGAATCCCGGTTCCATACTTCcagaaagaacaacaacaacaggaGATTCACTGCCGGTGATGCACATCAATGCCTTCCATATTATCAGTGCAGAAGTAACAATCATGCCTGAAGCAAAACACATAACCCCGGATTACTACTAAACCCATAAACCAGAATACAAAAAACCTAGAATCTCAATTGGGACTGTTAAAGTTAAACCCTACCCAtcctaaaatcaaacaaaatcatgGATCATTCTTGACataacataaaccctaaaatgaagAATTCACATCAAAAACATCAAAATTCTACATTTTCAAAATCGACCCAGGTCAATGTAGCTCTCGAATTAAAGTAAAACAACGTAAAAACATAATTTTGTTGGTATGAATTGaatgaaaagatttttcaagagaaagaaagagaacgaACCAAGACTAACACCCTGAGTGAGGACCTGACGGATCTGAAGAGATTTGATAGAATCCACAGTCTCACCGATCATACCCATTGCTTCTTCGTTCTTTCTTTCTACCAAACTTCACCACTTTCTTTTCACTTAACAAATGGAGAAAACCAAAGACCAATCCAAGGCCAATTTCTaccaaaacaaattttattttcttatttatttattacccTAACTTGTTTAATTTCTttcttactttttattttattttgagtcaTTCTTTCTTATTAGTATTTTTTTGGTGGTTCTGTTTTCTGATTGGATATAATGTGTCATTGTGACAAAACAACTAGAAAAGAAATGTCttgtaccaattatattaatatatgcaatcttttaagaaaaaaaattacacgCAATCTAATCACTTTCTGATGTTGTTTTTTAGGTATATTTAgttaaatatgtatttaaaataatttgactAGATATATGTTTAAAAATGTTTTAGGCTGTCAatacataattattattttttattttaattttgtttaagttTTTTGGATTTTGTATGTAATTTAATCTTAGgaaattcattaaaaaataatttttagttttagaaaatttcttttttaatttttaggaaattttttttaaaggttaGAAAATCATTCAAAGTATGAATTTATATTTAATAgatatatttttctaaaattcaaTGGATTGATGTATCTTAGTAAAACTATTAGCGAATTTTCAGTTTTGTTGAAGAGGGACGTAAGTTAACTTAAAGTCAAAATTTTTAAAGTAAAATGAAGAGATTCAATAAGAATGGTGCAATCGATAAAAAAAACTTGTATAAcattagggatggcaatgggcagggtttgggcagggtttgggcagggtactatagtacccatcCCCATACCCGCAGTTTAAAGAAATCCCTGTACCCGAGCCCAAACCCGCGTGGGTATCAATATTTATGCCCGTACCCGTACCCTGTGGGTACTTCAATGCCCATATCCGTACCCGTTTacccgcatttatagtaaaattaaatcgtttaattacaaaatatcatataatttaagtctttttaacaatattaaaaaaattatgtatgttattgttgagttaagaaacaaataaacacttttattaaaatgtgtaatgatttaatagcgatatatttttaaaaaaaaattagaatcatgcatttttatataataatataaatgacattatagaaatatatagtgtgggtatggggcgggttgggtagtaaggtacccgtgcccgcacccatacccgcatattttaatgggtaattacccgtgtccgtgcccatacccatttttatgggtatttaccctacccgatatgagattttttgtgggtacccactggggatgggccaaattgccatccctataTAACATGATTGTGTGAAACAACAGACTTCGACACACTTTCTAATTATTAGTCGTCACCATGTAATTCACGAGTCAATACGATATGGTTAATCTattgtgtttttgtttttgcaATTTTGTATGAGTTCTACTCCCAGTCTTCATTAATCATCATGTCACTAAAGAGAGTTGGAACTTTCACCAACTTCTTCGCTCCAACCtacttttttttaatgatttttttttatgggAAACTCATTGCATTAAGAAGAAAAGTCCCCAGAGGACAATACAGACAAAACAACAGGGGGCTCTACTAGCCAAGACCTATCTCCAAACAACCTGCCCAAACCAATAAGATTATGGGCCTCAGTATTTTGCTGCCTGCATAAGTACATAACAGATCCTAAAGAAAAACTACTAAGCATACTTCTAACATCAGTAACAATGAGATCAATAGATGCGATTTGTTCAACACCATTAATACAATCAACAACGGTTAAGGCATCCGATTGAACCAGAACCTTCTCGATGTGGAGCTCTTTTGCCAAACGTAAACCCCACCTAATAGCCAAAACTTCGGCCGTAGCTGGATCTACAGTCATGGCTTCCTTCTTACAAGCTGCATAGAATATTTTTGACTCCCCTGTCTTGATCATGCAACCAAAACATCCGGCATCAGTCTGAACGATGAACACCTCTCTGTCAAGGCAAGCAGACTCAGTGTGAGAAGACAAACGCGACTTTTTTGCCACAGGAACCTGCAAATTGAATTCAGCCACACAGTCCCAAGTTTCCAGCGCTACCAAATGTGGATCCTTGAACTGCTGCTGAAAATGCCTCAAATTCCTTGCATTCCACAACTTCCATAGCAGCGTGCACATTAATTAGACTGTCAGAGTATCAGGACCCTCTAAGCACACAAGCAGCCAGTCGATAATATCAGTCTCAGGGGCAATTCTAAATCCAAGGGGAGGGGAGAAACAAGCTAACCTGGAGAACTCACATTCAAGGAAAAGATGTTTGGTAGATTCCTCACACACACCACAGAAGGAGCAAGCAGTGTCGATTTTAATTCCTTTCTTATAGAGGTTTGTTTTTGTAGGAAGAATATCCTTACCCAGCCTCCACAGAAAGCTCTTAACCCGTGGATGCAATCTAACGTGCCAAACCTTCTTCCACAACTGATAAGCAGGGGCATTTGATGGCCCCGGTTTCTTGTGCATCAAGTCATTTTGGAGCCTGTGGTATGCTGAACGCACAGAGTAGCAGCCATTTTTCTCACTATGCCAAATCAGTTCATCACTTGGTCTGCGGAAGGACAGTGGAATACTGAGGATATGGTGCGCCTCCGTGGGTTCGAAACAATTGTTAACCACCTCATAGTTCCAACAGCTCAATTCTTGATCAATCAACTCACTAATTGTGGCATTAGGCACCAGTAAGTTTGTTGTTCTTCTTGGTTTAAAACCGCTGATTCCGGGAATCCAACGATCCTTCCAAATTCTGACTTTTGTACCTGTACCTATCAGCCATCTCGCACCCTTGGAAACACACTCCTTCACACTTAGTATGCTACGCCATGCATAACTGGGACTGAAACCAGCTTGAGCTTCATCTATGGAGCACTTAGGATAGTAGCGGCATTTGAAAATTCTGGATAGAAGCGAAGAATCATCCGACAGTAATCGCCAATAGTGTTTACCCAGTAGGCTGGTGTTGAAGTTCCATATACCTCTGAACCCCATTCCCCCAACTTCCTTTGAACATGCCATCTTCTCCCAACTGATCCAGTGTACTTTCCGTTCCTCGTTCTTTGCTCCCCACCAAAATTTGGCCAACATACTTTCAATCTCATGACAAACACCAGCAGGAAGCCGATAACAACTCATGACGTAGCTAGGAATAGCCTGAGCCACCGCTTTGATAAGAATCTCCTTCCCGGACCTGGACAGAAATTTTTTCTTCCAACCCTTAATTTTCTTCCAGACTCGGTCAATCACCATACTGAAAATATCCTTTTCAGATCTTCCAAGAATAATAGGGAGGCCTAGGTATTTAGAGTGCCGCATCACCGTCTTTACCTGCATCCTATTACGGATCCTCTCTTTCACATCATCGAGCACATTTTGACTAAACGACGCTTCTGATTTATCTAAATTCACCACCTGGCCCGAAGCTTCTTGGTAGACTTTAAGGATATTTGCAACCTGCTTCTGTTTCACTAGCACGAACAAACAATAAGCTATCATCCGCAAAGAAGAGATGAGAGATGGTGGGGGCCTGCCTAGCAACTTGAATCCCATGGATGTTTTTGTTCTTGCAAGCTT is part of the Vicia villosa cultivar HV-30 ecotype Madison, WI linkage group LG2, Vvil1.0, whole genome shotgun sequence genome and encodes:
- the LOC131648345 gene encoding uncharacterized protein LOC131648345, with amino-acid sequence MGMIGETVDSIKSLQIRQVLTQGVSLGMIVTSALIIWKALMCITGSESPVVVVLSGSMEPGFKRGDILFLHMSKEPIRAGEIVVFNVDGREIPIVHRVIKVHERADNGEVDVLTKGDNNYGDDRLLYAHGQLWLQRHHIMGRAVGFLPYVGWVTIIMTEKPIIKYILIGALGLLVITSKE